In Dermacentor andersoni chromosome 4, qqDerAnde1_hic_scaffold, whole genome shotgun sequence, the following proteins share a genomic window:
- the LOC126537441 gene encoding uncharacterized protein — MQLLTLAVIIVLLPGLAVRPVVGYSVNVNVTSDVAETSRTAPMALFPLALALATPAVAIALGALKPVLLAMGLIYLALYGLTYVPVVGDLLQFSFRAFGAAVTDSMSPGVGRDLLRVVGLDTEACRTRAICEVTADAVRKYPTVAAMLWSLTGAVQAHGNNEVLQKGLLGGLSGLGCESLYSTCAQSPFERLMRTMKS, encoded by the exons ATGCAGCTCCTTACGCTGGCTGTTATCATCGTCCTCCTGCCCGGCCTGGCTGTCAGGCCTGTCGTCG GGTACAGCGTGAATGTCAATGTCACCTCCGACGTCGCCGAAACAAGTCGCACCGCTCCGATGGCCCTGTTTCCCCTGGCTCTCGCTCTAGCCACTCCAGCCGTAGCCATAGCCCTGGGAGCCCTCAAACCCGTCCTCCTGGCCATGGGACTTATCTACCTGGCCTTGTACGGCCTCACCTACGTTCCAGTGGTGGGCGATCTACTGCAATTCAGCTTCCGTGCTTTCGGAGCGGCCGTCACCGACTCCATGTCGCCAGGCGTGGGCCGAGACCTGCTTCGCGTCGTGGGCCTGGACACCGAGGCCTGCCGCACCCGGGCCATCTGCGAGGTCACCGCGGACGCGGTTCGCAAGTACCCCACGGTCGCGGCCATGCTGTGGTCCCTGACCGGTGCCGTTCAAGCCCACGGGAACAACGAAGTCCTCCAGAAGGGGCTGCTCGGCGGACTGTCCGGTCTCGGGTGCGAGTCGCTCTACTCGACGTGCGCTCAGTCCCCGTTCGAGAGGCTTATGAGGACGATGAAGTCGTAG